From the Limanda limanda chromosome 2, fLimLim1.1, whole genome shotgun sequence genome, one window contains:
- the LOC133026754 gene encoding ATP synthase membrane subunit K, mitochondrial-like has protein sequence MPTSPVKTRIPLTSFGHMITEVKRQLFGIEAPASSELTGWRKYFNSYTLQGRRNYVLATYGVLALSAAAYMMHRQSKKETSSPTA, from the exons ATGCCGACGTCACCGGTGAAAACGCGGATTCCTCTGACCAGCTTCGGTCACATGATCACTGAGGTGAAG aggCAGCTGTTTGGCATCGAGGCCCCGGCTTCTTCGGAACTGACTGGTTGGAGGAAATACTTCAACAGCTACACGCTGCAGGGACGCCGAAAC TACGTCCTGGCTACATACGGAGTCCTGGCCCTTTCAGCAGCTGCCTACATGATGCACAGACAGAGCAAAAAAGAAACTTCCAGCCCAACAGCCTGA
- the LOC133022723 gene encoding suppressor of cytokine signaling 1-like: MVQPMVKRRILLYRMVRDKPDKPVEQSQNEKCAAETQSQLPEEPVSPEQNPELVGPGRQELKERQLESLHWDNEEEDHEPWIQLVTGADADCLPTHLRPFCSHAEYVLVKGTYQQLRHSGYYWGPMTMEEAHTILTHSLLGTFLIRDSGQPDVFFTLSYQSEDGPTSVRVQVNDLLFSLQGSQKKYPSLFALLTYYTSSSCKLTVPYRRQRPESLRQTCRRAFVRTYGAENIGSLPGLSRQARNYLHAYPHCT; this comes from the exons ATGGTGCAACCGATGGTCAAGAGAAGGATTCTCCTGTATAGGATGGTCAGAGACAAACCAGATAAACCAGTTGAACAGAGCCAAAATGAGAAGTGTGCAGCGGAGACACAGAGTCAACTCCCCGAGGAACCTGTCAGCCCCGAACAGAACCCAGAGCTCGTGGGACCAGGCCGCCAAGAGCTGAAGGAGAGGCAGCTTGAGTCACTGCACTGGGACAACGAAGAGGAAGACCATGAACCCTGGATCCAG ctggtCACCGGAGCCGACGCCGACTGCTTGCCCACACACCTGCGTCCGTTCTGCAGCCATGCAGAGTACGTACTGGTGAAGGGCACGTACCAGCAGCTCAGACACAGTGGTTACTACTGGGGGCCGATGACCATGGAGGAGGCGCACACAATACTGACCCACTCGTTACTGGGCACCTTCCTCATCAG GGACAGCGGCCAGCCGGATGTTTTCTTCACCCTGAGTTACCAGAGCGAGGACGGCCCGACGAGCGTCCGCGTGCAGGTGAACGACCTCCTCTTCAGTCTGCAAGGCAGCCAGAAGAAGTACCCGTCCCTGTTCGCTCTGCTCACCTACtacaccagctcctcctgcaagCTGACGGTGCCCTACCGGCGCCAGCGTCCGGAGAGCCTGAGGCAGACGTGCCGGAGGGCGTTTGTTCGTACGTACGGAGCGGAGAACATAGGCAGCTTACCCGGACTCAGCCGTCAAGCCAGAAACTATCTGCACGCGTACCCGCACTGTACATAG